A window from Carassius carassius chromosome 40, fCarCar2.1, whole genome shotgun sequence encodes these proteins:
- the rbp4 gene encoding retinol-binding protein 4 — MLRLCIALCVLATCWAQDCLVSNITVQQDFDKMRYQGTWYAVAKKDPVGLFLLDNIVTNFKVEEDGTMTATAIGRVIILNNWEMCANMFGTFEDTEDPAKFKMKYWGAAAYLQTGYDDHWIIDTDYDNYAIHYSCRELDVDGTCLDGYSFIFSRYPDGLRPEDQKNVTEKKQDICFLGKYRRVAHTGFCDTA, encoded by the exons ATGCTCAGGCTTTGCATAGCTCTCTGTGTCCTGGCGACATGCTGGGCACAGGACTGTCTGGTGAGCAACATCACTGTCCAACAAGACTTTGACAAGATGAGG TATCAAGGAACATGGTATGCTGTTGCCAAGAAAGACCCCGTTGGGCTTTTCCTTCTTGATAATATTGTCACCAATTTCAAAGTGGAGGAGGATGGAACCATGACAGCCACCGCCATAGGAAGAGTCATCATTCTCAA CAATTGGGAGATGTGCGCCAACATGTTTGGCACTTTTGAAGATACAGAAGACCCTGCTAAGTTCAAGATGAAATACTGGGGAGCCGCAGCATATCTCCAAACTGGAT ATGATGACCACTGGATCATTGACACAGACTATGATAACTACGCCATCCACTACTCCTGCAGAGAGCTCGATGTGGATGGAACCTGCTTGGACGGTTATTCCTTCATCTTCTCCCGATATCCTGATGGCCTCAGACCTGAAGACCAGAAGAACGTGACAGAGAAGAAACAGGACATCTGCTTCCTGGGCAAATACAGACGCGTTGCACACACTG GTTTCTGTGACACTGCCTAA
- the LOC132121985 gene encoding cone cGMP-specific 3',5'-cyclic phosphodiesterase subunit alpha'-like: MADKDSVEKYLENNPQFAKEYFDKKVRCEVIAAAFAESLDIKDPTSFKDVSQIQEATIIFDMIKEMHSQQIMEKAMHKVLQRICMLVNADRCSYFIYRARNGIPELASCLFDVTSISKYEANLVNPQSEIVFPTDMGIVGQIVTTRKPANVPDVKQNPKFSDFVDKQTGYTTKNMMAAPLMNGKDPLGVVMAINKVGGNEFSKADEDLFSKYITFATVIGLQHYTSYMYNVESRRSQVLLWSASKVFEELTDIERQFHKALYTVRTYLQCERYSVGLLDMTKEKEFYDEWPIKLGDVEPYKGPKTPDGREINFYKIIDYLLESKEEIKVIPTPPVDHWALVSGLPTYVAENGFICNMMNVAADDYFTFQKEAVDESGFVIKNVLSLPIVNKKEEIVGVATFFNRKDGKPFDEQDEQITEALTQFLGWSVLNCDTYDKLNRTEWRREIAAEMVMYQTKATPAEVQQILNTKEKFDMNPEDCDQKEMYKLLRANIPEAKDVDLLLFSFSDLPVSELDLIKFGIRCFFELGVVEKFKVPAEVLTRWMYTVRKGYRDITYHNWRHGFNVGQTMFCLLQTGRLRKYYSDLESFAMVAAAFCHDIDHRGTNNLYQTKSASPLAKLHGSSILERHHLDYSKTLMADESVNIFQSLQKRQFETVQHLHDVCIIATDLALYFKKRTMFQKIVDATEPMSDEKEAIAYVSNNPIRKEIIMAMMMTGCDLSAITKPWEVQSKVALMVAAEFWEQGDLERTVLDQQPIPMMDRNKADELPKMQCGFIDFVCSFVYKEFSRFHKEITPMFDGLNNNRVHWKELADIYQAKVDAIENERKRLEEEQAKKGMLDPLVDIFLFVCGQGL; the protein is encoded by the exons ATGGCAGACAAGGATAGTGTTGAAAAATACTTGGAGAATAACCCTCAGTTTGCCAAAGAGTATTTCGACAAGAAGGTCCGATGCGAGGTCATCGCTGCCGCTTTTGCAGAGAGCCTTGACATCAAAGATCCAACCTCGTTCAAGGATGTCAGCCAAATCCAGGAGGCCACCATAATCTTTGACATGATCAAAGAAATGCATTCGCAGCAAATAATGGAAAAGGCCATGCACAAGGTCCTGCAGAGGATATGTATGCTGGTGAACGCAGACCGCTGCAGCTATTTCATATACCGAGCCAGAAACGGCATCCCTGAGCTCGCTTCGTGTCTTTTCGATGTCACCTCTATCTCGAAATATGAGGCGAATTTGGTCAACCCTCAATCTGAAATTGTCTTCCCTACTGACATGGGCATAGTTGGCCAAATAGTGACTACCAGAAAACCAGCTAATGTTCCCGATGTCAAACAG AATCCCAAATTCAGTGATTTTGTGGACAAGCAAACAGGATACACCACTAAAAACATGATGGCTGCCCCTCTCATGAACGGGAAAGACCCACTTGGTGTGGTCATGGCAATTAACAAAGTGGGAGGAAATGAATTCTCCAAAGCAGATGAAGAC CTCTTCTCCAAGTACATCACCTTCGCCACAGTCATTGGCCTACAGCATTACACCTCATACATGTATAACGTGGAATCTAGAAGAAGCCAG GTTCTTTTATGGTCTGCGAGCAAAGTGTTTGAAGAGTTGACGGACATTGAGCGACAGTTTCACAAGGCTCTGTACACTGTCAGGACCTACCTCCAGTGTGAGAGGTACTCTGTCGGCCTTCTGGACATGACCAAAGAAAAG GAGTTCTACGATGAGTGGCCAATTAAACTGGGTGATGTGGAGCCATACAAAGGCCCAAAGACACCTGACGGCAGG GAAATCAACTTCTACAAGATCATTGATTATCTCTTAGAGAGCAAAGAAGAGATCAAAGTCATACC AACTCCTCCTGTTGATCACTGGGCACTTGTTAGTGGCCTCCCCACCTATGTGGCTGAAAATGGCTTT ATTTGTAACATGATGAATGTTGCTGCTGATGATTACTTTACATTCCAG AAAGAAGCTGTGGACGAGTCGGGTTTTGTCATTAAAAACGTCCTGTCCCTTCCTATTGTCAACAAGAAAGAAGAAATAGTGGGAGTTGCCACTTTCTTCAATCGGAAAGATGGCAAGCCATTCGATGAGCAGGATGAACAAATTACTGAA GCCCTAACACAGTTCCTAGGATGGTCTGTACTGAATTGTGACACATATGACAAACTGAATCGGACAGAGTGGAGAAGAGAGATTGCAGCAGAAATGGTCATGTACCAGACCAAAGCCACCCCAGCTGAAGTCCAACAGATTCTG AACACAAAGGAGAAGTTTGACATGAACCCTGAGGACTGCGATCAGAAAGAAATGTACAAACTcttg AGAGCCAACATTCCAGAAGCCAAAGATGTGGATCTgctattatttagttttagtgaCTTGCCTGTCTCTGAGCTTGACCTTATAAAATTTGGCATTCGCTGTTTCTTTGAACTTGGAGTGGTAGAGAAGTTCAAAGTGCCAGCAGAG GTCCTGACAAGATGGATGTACACTGTACGAAAAGGCTACAGAGATATCACCTACCACAACTGGAGGCATGGGTTTAACGTGGGCCAGACCATGTTCTGTCTTCTTCAG ACTGGAAGGCTGAGAAAATACTACTCGGACCTTGAGTCCTTTGCAATGGTAGCGGCTGCATTCTGTCACGACATTGACCACAGGGGTACCAACAATCTCTACCAGACAAA GAGCGCATCACCACTGGCCAAGCTACATGGATCTTCCATCTTGGAAAGGCACCATCTTGATTACAGCAAGACGCTGATGGCAGATGAG AGCGTTAACATTTTCCAAAGTTTGCAGAAACGCCAGTTTGAGACAGTCCAGCACTTGCATGATGTCTGCATCATTGCGACTGACCTGGCCTTGTATTTCAA AAAAAGGACCATGTTCCAGAAGATCGTTGATGCCACTGAACCAATGAGTGATGAGAAGGAAGCGATTGCCTATGTGTCCAACAATCCCATTAGGAAGGAAATCATTAT GGCAATGATGATGACTGGATGTGACTTGTCTGCCATTACCAAGCCATGGGAGGTCCAGAGCAAA GTTGCTCTCATGGTGGCAGCTGAATTCTGGGAGCAGGGAGACCTGGAAAGGACTGTGCTAGACCAACAACCCATT CCCATGATGGACAGGAACAAGGCGGATGAACTTCCGAAGATGCAGTGTGGTTTCATTGACTTTGTGTGCTCATTTGTGTACAAG GAATTTTCAAGGTTCCACAAAGAGATCACTCCCATGTTCGATGGCCTGAACAACAACAGAGTCCATTGGAAGGAACTGGCTGATATTTATCAAGCAAAAGTAGACGCTATAGAGAATGAACGAAAACGGCTAGAAGAGGAGCAGGCTAAAAAAGGCATGTTGGACCCATTAGTTGACATCTTTTTGTTCGTTTGTGGACAGGGATTgtag